Proteins co-encoded in one Hymenobacter swuensis DY53 genomic window:
- a CDS encoding pyridoxal phosphate-dependent aminotransferase: MHVASRLQHIQEYYFSQKLREIEGLNKAGAQIINLGIGSPDMPPHPNVIAALTAAAQQPNTHAYQGYKGVPALRQAMAGWYQRQYGVELNPDTEILPLLGSKEGIIHISMTLLEAGDEVLIPNPGYPAYRAAAHLSGATPLDYDLTEENNWLPDLDALARRDLSRVKLMWVNYPHMPTGTPPPAGFFERLVAFAAAHDILLVHDNPYSFILNTEPPRSLLAVPGARAVALELNSLSKSHNMAGWRVGLLAGRADVLQDVLRFKSNLDSGMFLPVQLAAVEALNLDASWYAELNAHYRARRTLVLELLKLLKCTVAPNQVGLFVWAKVPAQYPDAYALSDEVLRAARVFLTPGGIFGSNGNGYIRLSLCQPVEVLQQALARVRESTGQ; encoded by the coding sequence ATGCACGTTGCCAGCCGCCTTCAGCATATTCAGGAATACTACTTCTCGCAGAAGCTGCGCGAGATTGAGGGCCTGAACAAAGCGGGGGCCCAGATCATCAACCTGGGCATCGGCAGCCCCGATATGCCGCCGCACCCGAACGTAATTGCGGCCCTGACGGCCGCCGCTCAGCAGCCCAACACCCACGCCTACCAGGGTTACAAGGGCGTGCCGGCCCTGCGCCAGGCCATGGCCGGCTGGTACCAGCGGCAATACGGCGTAGAGTTGAACCCCGACACGGAAATTCTGCCCCTGCTGGGCTCCAAGGAAGGCATCATCCACATCAGCATGACGCTGCTGGAGGCCGGCGACGAGGTGCTGATTCCGAACCCGGGCTACCCCGCCTACCGGGCCGCCGCCCACCTGAGCGGGGCCACGCCCCTCGACTACGACCTGACCGAAGAAAACAACTGGCTGCCCGACCTGGACGCGCTGGCCCGCCGCGACCTGAGCCGGGTGAAGCTCATGTGGGTGAACTACCCGCATATGCCCACCGGCACGCCCCCTCCGGCCGGCTTCTTCGAGCGGCTGGTAGCTTTTGCCGCCGCCCACGATATCCTGCTGGTCCACGACAACCCGTACAGCTTCATCCTGAACACCGAGCCGCCCCGCAGCCTGCTGGCGGTACCGGGGGCGCGGGCGGTGGCCCTGGAGCTGAATTCCCTGAGCAAGTCGCACAACATGGCGGGCTGGCGGGTGGGTCTGCTGGCCGGCCGCGCCGACGTGCTCCAGGACGTGCTGCGCTTCAAGAGCAACCTCGACTCGGGAATGTTTCTGCCGGTGCAGCTGGCCGCCGTGGAAGCCCTGAACCTGGACGCCAGCTGGTACGCGGAACTCAACGCCCACTACCGCGCCCGGCGCACTTTGGTGCTGGAGTTGCTGAAGCTGCTGAAATGCACCGTGGCCCCCAACCAGGTAGGCCTGTTTGTGTGGGCGAAAGTGCCAGCACAGTACCCCGACGCTTACGCCCTCAGCGACGAGGTGCTGCGGGCGGCCCGGGTGTTTCTGACGCCGGGCGGCATCTTTGGCAGCAATGGCAACGGCTACATTCGCCTCAGCCTATGCCAGCCGGTGGAGGTGCTGCAGCAAGCCCTGGCGCGCGTACGAGAGTCTACCGGGCAGTAA
- a CDS encoding prephenate dehydratase has product MLPIVAIQGFEGCFHQIAARRHFGPQVAVLPCATFGEVVRSVVSGAAGAAVMAIENSIAGSILPNYTLLRKAGLRVVGEVYLHIRQHLMALPGQQLLDIKEVHSHPMALLQCADYLGQYPHWKLVETEDTALSAQRIREQLRPGVAAVAGQLAAELFDLDIVAGDIHEEQHNYTRFLVLMRAEDAPLQHHPTKASLYFEAPHAIGSLARILTAVAGQGVNLSKLQSCPQPGRTWHYFFHADLEFDAPTQLAATLDALVPLTEGLQLLGTYKGEVSYER; this is encoded by the coding sequence ATGCTTCCCATCGTCGCCATTCAAGGATTTGAAGGTTGTTTCCACCAGATTGCCGCCCGCCGCCATTTCGGGCCGCAGGTGGCGGTGTTGCCCTGCGCTACGTTTGGGGAAGTAGTGCGGAGCGTTGTGAGCGGAGCAGCCGGCGCGGCGGTTATGGCCATCGAGAACTCCATTGCCGGCAGCATTCTGCCTAACTACACGCTGCTGCGCAAGGCCGGCCTGCGGGTGGTGGGCGAGGTGTACCTGCACATCCGGCAGCACCTGATGGCCCTGCCGGGGCAGCAGCTACTGGATATTAAGGAGGTACATTCCCACCCGATGGCGTTGCTGCAGTGCGCCGACTACCTGGGGCAATACCCGCACTGGAAGCTGGTGGAAACCGAGGATACGGCCCTGAGCGCCCAGCGCATCCGGGAACAGCTGCGGCCGGGCGTGGCGGCCGTAGCAGGCCAGCTTGCCGCTGAGCTGTTCGACCTGGATATTGTGGCGGGCGACATTCATGAGGAACAGCATAACTACACCCGTTTTCTGGTGCTAATGCGGGCTGAGGATGCCCCACTGCAACACCACCCCACAAAAGCTTCGCTGTACTTTGAAGCCCCGCACGCCATCGGCAGCCTGGCCCGCATCCTGACGGCCGTGGCCGGGCAGGGTGTTAATCTGAGCAAGTTGCAGTCGTGTCCGCAACCGGGCCGTACGTGGCACTACTTCTTCCACGCCGACCTGGAATTCGACGCGCCGACGCAGCTTGCCGCCACGCTGGATGCCTTGGTTCCGCTCACGGAAGGCCTGCAACTGCTGGGCACATATAAGGGAGAAGTGAGTTATGAGAGATGA